The Primulina tabacum isolate GXHZ01 chromosome 10, ASM2559414v2, whole genome shotgun sequence region gtagctggtaggcaatccagaaacaacatatgTATACAAAGCAGGATgtaatccatttacaaacctgttatattttgccctcgcattcccagctacgtgaggtgcatacttcagtaAAGTAAAAATTgtgaagcatattctgcaacagacatcgttccctgctgcagattattgaattcattctcctgagcagtataataggatGAAGGGGAATattgctccaaaaactgggccttgaagacatcccaagtgacttcaatcccggcctctttcaatccaatctcagcggcttcccaccaagatttagctcggtctttcagctgatacaaagcaagtttcagtctccgagccttggaatactcaacaatattaaacaagtgctcgatatccttaagccaggcctcagctctttcagcactctcagtgccaaagaacctcgatggttttagatcctggaatcgagccatcactacatccatggacaatccttcaaattgtccaacaatcctctcagtactgctactcgcagtttcatttgtgggatccatctacaaatcaaatgatgaatatcacaaatcaatatcaatctcataatctcatcatctcatatcatcaatctcatcaaatacttactcgaatcaaatcaagtaggagcaagtaatacaaataattcaaacacatacgcacaattcatttgtgcctattcaagtgtacacaagactcaatcgagcattcccagctatgctctgataccatctagtgtggggcccttaactcctaatcgttattacaacacaatctgattagggttaattaattacagcgaaaaacgagtttaaattttctttacaatgagcccaaaatatttcttctataatttgaataataaaaatagtattttatctcatatcataaaacacgcccacacgtaatcaaaaccaatcacatacaaacaactcatatcctcgggacatgccccggtatatagatacatatacatatatactgggaacaaaacataaacctcaactcaaactatgactccctccagaggtaccctctccggtctcctgatatcctggagtacctgccattgtccacacacaaagacaacaacagccccctttgggggtgagcaaagctccgtatggaataACCAATCAtgtataccacaagtatctaaacaatgatatatggtatgcaatgcatgtatgtcgtggaggtatcaggtcaaatgcccatccactgagcacatgtcagaatcaatcgaatcgctatcaaatcaatgctcgagctgacacaccggccaatatgggatactcgtatgatagcgtcggcaaagcgccatcaaatcccaaatctcatatccaatcatttggggccacaattgtctatgctttacgggtcatataataccggcatagcgattgtgttcacaaaccccggaatccaatcaaatcatatcagggtatccaaggatcatagctcaacgtgcatgtcatgtatcgatgtatgcataaaatgatgtgtgttaacaaaacatttattttatacatcgatatctcaatctcaatgtcatgtatgtcacatcaatcaacaaataaggcatatagacacataatctcattccaatcaatcaaatcaatccgacatatatcatataatacagatacctgcgACAAATTCTGCCCGAACATCACTTCTAcatgcactggcgctcgggcgataattttctaccgctcgggcgccacatgttctgtacaACATATTGgtttttgtactatattggcgtccggcttctccactcgagctcttacaacgtcaattcatattcaatattcattctctcaattccattgtcacgatatacatcaaatacataatcacatgacaatttcataaattatcgataatcacacatgatttaaaataatacgatacacggtccttacaaaatattatagtggaattatTTTCATCTTGCctgtggtttttaccctaataattttaggggttttccacgtaaatctcggtgtccagtttattctttattttcgggttttattatctcaaattccgcacgtgggaccaacacaGTCTCGAGTTTAGCATGAAAATTCCCGCACATTACAGTAGCACAATTCAAACAAGTGGATGCTTGAATTTGACTCACTTCTCAGCAAAATGCCCATCAACGAATTCAACTTGCTAGTTGCTCTGGTATCTGATTTTACAGTCTCCACCGACTGAGATTTATGGATGCCTATTCGAGTTATTAGGCAAACTACAAAAGAAAATAGGTAAGATAATTGCAACCAAGCATAGGACTTCTATTCATGATTGCAAATCTCCTCAAATACTCGTGATGCGATCCTGGTGAGATGGATGAGCCGGGTCGAgtgctccaccggatcgaaTCAATAATGTGAAGGAAATAAGAGTAGGACGTCTGGATCAAAAGCTTTTCTCCTCGGACAGTTGGAAAGATCTGCAATCAAGAAGGTAAtcacgtgaatgggcgtcggagggGTATCTGgtgtggccactccgatgcttaagtcagtgaaagATTAAAGAAAGAAACAAATGTAACCAGttgatggttgtgatattggtgtaAGAGTGCAGACAATAAATGAGTAGTAAATGTGAGTGTTTAATATCTGAATGTAGAGTAAATGTAAAGAgaaaacctgatatttatagtagaggatgtaatgatgacctcgttctttgTGCTGcctactaattatagtagggcagctgattataccctacattctgacatgtcaaatcttatACTAGTCACATCCAGCCTATCCGATTTTGTCAACCACTTGGATTAGTGTCAGAGATAAGACGGCCGCCCACACCCTATCTTATTGGTATACTTGAGTGCAGCGCTTATATCGAAGTGGCCCGGGAAGAAAGCTTCCCGGGAATTTGCATGGGCGCccgtgtgaggcccggggccgaagagggcggggggtgatcgccggtgccatcagtagcacggacaatgagcggctcctggcaggcttctaggtgaagggaacatgaatgaaccgaacccacacgggaatgagagggattccgagactgttcaatgtaatggactgtacagttgaagagggcttaaaagatttgatttgtactactcatatcacgaaggtgcatcttcttttcggtagctcatcacataagaactccaaagttaagcgtgcttgacttggggcaattttgggatgggtgacctcctgggaagtttcccagggtgtgtgtgagtgaggtcataagcacgctggaaagactcgtcgtggtacagtgagggcagtcgtcgaatctggggcattacaagtggtatcagagtcgacctctcttagtacggtgtggttcggggacgaaccaagcggaagctggtgggcatgtgaggcccggggccgaagagggcggggggtgatcgccggtgccatcagtagttgcacggacaatgagcggctcctggcaggcttctaggtgaagggaacatgaatgaaccgaacccacacgggaatgagagggattccgagactgttcaatgtaatggactgtacagttgaagagggcttaaaagatttgatttgtactactcatatcacgaaggtgcatcttcttttcggtagctcatcacataagaactccaaagttaagcgtgcttgacttggggcaattttgggatgggtgacctcctgggaagtttcccagggtgcgtgtgagtgaggacataagcacgctggaaagactcgtcttgatacagtgaggacagtcgtcgaatctggggcgttacaagtggtatcagagccgacctctcttagtacggtgtggttcggggacgaaccaagcggaagctggtgggcatgtgaggcccggggccgaagagggcggggggtgatcgccggtgccatcagtagcacggacaatgagcggctcctggcaggcttctaggtgaagggaacatgaatgaaccgaacccacacgggaatgagagggattccgagactgttcaatgtaatggactgtacagttgaagagggcttaaaagatttgatttgtactactcatatcacgaaggtgcatcttcttttcggtagctcatcacataagaactccaaagttaagcgtgcttgacttggggcaattttgggatgggtgacctcctgggaagtttcccagggtgtgTGTGAGTGAGGTCATAAgcagcacgctggaaagactcgtcgtggtacagtgagggcagtcgtcgaatctggggcgttacaagtggtatcagagccgacctctcttagtacggtgtggttcggggacgaaccaagcggaagctggtgggcatgtgaggcccggggccgaagagggcggggggtgatcgccggtgcgatcagttgcacggacaatgagcggctcctggcaggcttctaggtgaagggaacatgaatgaaccgaacccacacgggaatgagagggattccgagactgttcaatgtaatggactgtacagttgaagagggcttaaaagatttgatttgtactactcatatcacgaaggtgcatcttcttttcggtagctcatcacataagaactccaaagttaagcgtgcttgacttggggcaattttgggatgggtgacctcctgggaagtttcccagggtgcgtgtgagtgaggacataagcacgctggaaagactcgtcttgatacagtgaggacagtcgtcgaatttggGGCGTTACAGCCCGGGTATCCAATAGCTCGGGAAGAAGACGTCTTGATCGTTCAATGACCCGGCTTTCTAATGAACATTTTCCATAGATTCTCCCTGGCGAGCTATCCATCGGTGTTCCGGGCCATCCAGGATCCGAGATCCTCTGCAGACCTACCTTCTTGCCCCGGATCATCCATGACCCAGGAATAATCCATGTCCCTGACTCGGGCATTATCAATGGCCCGGGACATCCGGGAGTATCATAAACTCGATAAAAcattataacattatattaAATCATTGCCCGGCACATCGCATACAACGATTATATTTGTCACGTATGTAATCTTGACTAAAAGTTAATATTACTAAAATTACACCCAAATAAATTACTAAAAGTCACATAAGATTTTAAAGGTGGTTATGTACATTAATCTAGCTTTAATTGCACAAAATAGGTTAAGTTTTCAACAAAACTGACAGATTAttaataacctttaaaaattattGGAATTGATTAAATTTGATATTTGGGTAAGTAGAAATATGGAATGCAGCTAAGTGTCGTCGTTAggtttaatttaatttgataaaCTGTAGGCGGGTACTCGAACCCGAATGCCCATCCTCggaatcgaatcgctatcaaaatcaaaaaataaatgaaaatcaaATCGAAAAAAGGTCTGCCGCTGTTGGCCGGTGTTGGTGTTGGTGTTGGTGTTGGTTAGGggtgatcaaatttttttattaatcgcCCGAATCGTCCGAACCGAATTGCACCGCACcgtttttcataatattttataaaaatcgcgatttaaaatattaataataaaccactttgtttgaagtttaaaagtaaaaaaaggataaaatagtgtaaatgtcatttttgttgtGTGTTgtgttgttaaattattaacttagttttgaatatttatattgttgttgttttcaaataaattaaaatatatattctgatagttttcattaaaatcactaggctaatttttttttacgtaaaattgcaattaatttttcaaaacaatAACTGATCGACAATTCGGtttggatttttaaaaaaaaattgcaaaaccTCACCGTCATCACCGGTGTTGGTAGCCACTCTTCGATCTTCATCTACGTACATTTTCtgaatcataatctttcacacAGACATAGATAGAAAGAGAGAGCCGAGAAATTGTTGTGTAATGGCGGCGGCGACAAATAATCTGCTAAACGTGGAGGACTCGTCGTCATGGGGTTCTCGAAGCGTGGAATGTTTCGAGAAACTTGAGCAGATTGGGGAAGGAACCTATGGGTAAgacttctatttttttcttccaatttgttttttttgttttgtttttgtttcataTGTATTTTGAATAATTAGTGAATTGTTTTTCAGTTGGCCATTGCTTTTAATTGTTTGCTCTTAGGTGTTTAGTGCCGTGTATTTTCCCCGGCATCCATTTTCAATATTGACGATTGCGTCTTATGTTGGTGTTTGGTCTGAGCATTGGTTGGTTAGAAACTAGCTATCGCAAAGCTTCCTGGTTGGTCATCCAATTGCTGTGGTTTACTCTCTAAAAGTAATTTGCGAAACAAGGATTTATATATTGACTGTTACAGATTATATTTATATGCCCCCTAATCCCGACTACAGTGTGATCGAGAATCGCATCAAATATGAATAACGTAGGCAAAAAAGAGAGTCAAGGTCTCAAAGCAATACTGATACTGTTGAGCATGGAAAAGAAAAAGAGTCGATGCTCATTCCAAATGTCCTGAGGATCTTTTATTCTGTTTTGTCCAACATAAGAAGAGAAAAGATCATTTAAGGGCAAACTTGTGTTTGCTTCCTTATTTGGATTGGATGGACAGGTCTGTCCAACGGTATTTCAAACCATAAGAATAACTACCATCCAAACTTACCCGTGGGACAGAATGAAGTCCTACCTGAATAATTAAACTGTTTTAATCTGATGCGAAGGGTGCATTTGCTTGTTGAGAGAAATTCTTTGATTGTATGTTTTCTACAGTTCAAGCTTATCACACTAGAGATAATTATTGCATTTCGCTTCAATAATTAGATTGTTTCAGTTTTTCTTGTCTGTTTTGCTAATTTGTTTCTTAGTTATCATTTTTGTTTTCCAGACAAGTATACATGGCTAAAGAGAAGGATACTGGAGAAATTGTTGCTTTAAAAAAGATACGCATGGATAATGAAAAAGAAGGggtatttttattcttttaagtGATTATTTGTTGATGTATCATCGACAAATTTAGTTCTGATGTAATATTTTGTTTTGCCTTTCTCTGAAGTTTCCTATTACTGCCATCCGAGAGATCAAAATTCTAAAGAAGCTAGagcatgaaaatgttattaaattaaaaGAGATAGTAACATCTCCAGGTAGTTTTTTGTCTATATAGAAgagatttcctttctttttgAGTTTTTATGCTTGTCTTCtcatgtgtttcatgtatcctAAATACAAATCAAGGCCGTGAAGCGGTTGGGCAAGGAAATCCTGGTATGTAGCATAATTTTCTCTATCTTATATTTATCCGTCTCAGTAGATGTATCCACTTAGGGAGCACATCTCCTTTTGTATTGTAGACGGTAGTAAGTATAAAGGTAGCATTTACATGGTATTTGAGTACATGGACCATGACTTGACTGGCCTTGCTGATCGTCCTGGGTTGAGATTTTCAATTGAGCAAATAAAAGTACTGTAAGCTTTCCAACATGGAAGAATATTTAGCATTATGTCTTTTAACACTCGAAAGTTTACTTGAATATTGGTTTGCAGTGTTATATGAAGCAACTGCTCACTGGTCTTCATTACTGTCATGTAAATCAAGTGCTTCACAGGGACATCAAAGGTTATCCTGTATTTACTTATGTAATGTGTGAGTTTTAATATGTAGAAAATGGACCGAATTCACAGGATAGCCACTCTGCAGGCTCCAATCTTCTCATCGATAACCAGGGAAATTTGAAGCTTGCAGATTTTGGACTTGCACGTTTATTTTCCAATGACCACAATGCTAATCTAACAAATCGAGTTATTACTTTGTGGTACAGGTAAATTGTTTATTATCAGTTGGAAATTAATTGTTACTAATAACCTACATACCTTGCGTGTCATTTACGTCAACCATTATGCAGACCTCCAGAGTTGCTTCTTGGAGCCACAAAATATGGTCCTTCCGTTGACATGTGGTCTGTTGGTTGTATCTTTGCTGAGCTTTTGCATGGAAAACCAATTCTACCTGGCAAAAATGAGGTTAGGCCATTTGGGCTGTTGGGCTTTAATCCATTTTTGTTTAGTATGATGACTAGTAAAAGAAGATTATATGCTTGTTTTAATCTAAACCAGTGTGAGTTTCTTGCACTTACTTCGAATTTACTTGTCATGGCCTTCATTCATCTAGTAAATTTTACTCTTCAAGTTATTCTCGAATGGAGATTAATGTGAAACAAAGTTTTTGTGCAAGCTTAGTGAATAAACATCATATTAGTAAGCTGTTATTCTCCAAGTGCAACTACGCTGTGTGAATGGAGATTTGTGACGAGCAAAGCTCTTGTGCAAGCTTAGTCGATAAACATCATATGAATCCGCTGTTATTCCTCCAAGTGCTACTAGTTTGTGTTAAATAAATACCAGCCTTTCATGAACATACTCTTTGCATTCATAACGATTATGCATGAAACACAGAGTTTAGCTCCCTGGTTCTCCTATATAGTAGTGCTCTTATTCATTGCATATAGTTTTTTGTATCTACCAATTTATATTCTCaatccattttaaatttttgtgtgGATCTCTTCATATTATAATCAAGGGAAAATTTGCAGCCCAATAAGATATCTATAAGGGGGATTTTCATACACTTCTTAAAAAATCCTACTTTCCAAGTTTGatattgttaagaaaatatCCGGATGTTTAAGCCTTAAGGATTTTTTTTACTGTCCCTGCTTGCCAATATAGTGTTCCGCATACTTAAAACATAAATTGAGGCAGAATACAATATCTTGATTTTGGAGGAACAAGATGTATTTGTTGAGATCGTAATGATGGAGTCTTTGCAACTTCCTTGGTGATGAATACAGAGCTTTTACATAGTCATGGAGATGATATTCTAGTGGAAATTTGTTATTGTTGTTTGTAACTTGAAAAGGAAATGTATTCTAGTTCTCCGCGGGGGCCTATTTCAAGAAATTTAGCAATCCATTCCCATAACATTATTTAAATGCCTGTAGATGACAGATTGCTTCCTCTTTGCTACATGGTCTTTCTCATTAAAAGGGGTGCCAGGTTTCAGTTTCTTGGTTAGCTCTACATCCAACCTATGAAATAAGTGAAATAAAAGTTGAAATAACTGTTTGATGAGTTAAAGAGAATTCATGTTTGAAAT contains the following coding sequences:
- the LOC142505263 gene encoding cyclin-dependent kinase C-1-like isoform X3 — encoded protein: MAAATNNLLNVEDSSSWGSRSVECFEKLEQIGEGTYGQVYMAKEKDTGEIVALKKIRMDNEKEGFPITAIREIKILKKLEHENVIKLKEIVTSPGREAVGQGNPDGSKYKGSIYMVFEYMDHDLTGLADRPGLRFSIEQIKCYMKQLLTGLHYCHVNQVLHRDIKGSNLLIDNQGNLKLADFGLARLFSNDHNANLTNRVITLWYRPPELLLGATKYGPSVDMWSVGCIFAELLHGKPILPGKNERISAKDALDAEYFWTDPLPCDPKSLPKYDSSHEFQTKKKRQQQRQNEEIAKRQKLQHPQQHTRLPPIQQTGQPHAQHWAGPGHPMNNSQTPLPAVPSHNQYGKSRGPPGGPNKYPQSGVTGSYYQDRGGQTGAYNSGPYPTQGRGVQYAGNSAPPNGPQGASGGYGAPPNYPQSGQYGVSGGRGPNPMGGNRNQQFGWQQQ